A single genomic interval of Lathyrus oleraceus cultivar Zhongwan6 chromosome 7, CAAS_Psat_ZW6_1.0, whole genome shotgun sequence harbors:
- the LOC127102587 gene encoding uncharacterized protein LOC127102587 encodes MAEQEQESARVRAELDEIKGGMSQMREMLQALTFRFEIPQATVISETTGPAVEVPPQRTLPSTLPPYGLPYDFVPRAEVVHEMGQSVQQAVPLPVYTDARPVIYTVVPPTAYARHVPHYEDQNHMYQTVDSTVAGDEVRFEDFREVKENMQLLEKKFRDLEGDHVFGSAAKEMCLVSGLVIPAKLKTPDFDKYKGHTCPKSHLIMYYRKMAAHVEDDKLMIHCFQDSLSGAPSKWYLSLDQNRIRCFQDLSDAFIKHYKYNMDMAPDRRQLQSMFQHDKESFKEYAQRWRELASQVEPPLAEKELAKLFIDTVQPQYYEKMVGSASLGFSELVAIGARVEYGVRNGKLAVVAGTSSVNPKKFSGGFPRKKEGETNAVTDGQGRAPPRRRPQQYPPQQYVQQPIPYQQPMYPVQYAPQPYMAAVTPAFNQQPSQAYQAPPAYRPAPVQQRAAAPPAYQQAPATPVYQQPRAQAPRQNAQNQNRRQGERATFNPIPMSYTELYPSLLQKGLVVPRPMGPPPDRLPPWYNPNAHCPFHEGAPGHDLEGCYALKHRVRELIESKILSFKDMGPNVKNNPLPPHGNPEVNAIEDASVGVTVEKVEDVKTPLAAFYGRLVEVGLVNVDHDNCEECATYPKGCQVVRDNIQDLMDKGVLQISSAMKNEDVLVIEPCFNLPEPVEIPYYSRRVAPENSHPSPVEICMPAPFPYESTKAVPWKYEITVVDKVVEGSSDTEVTEAISEDVTNITGMSRMTRSGRIYTPEFNVTPQRPTKESTVAAPTKEPEVVQSEDAVEFLKLIKRSDYKVVDQLHQTPSKISILSLLLSSQAHMEALLKVLAQAHVTQSITVDQFDGVVANITACNTLSFSGEELPEDGQNHNRALHISDPVGKACSSFASLKSAKSSIEGGNPEGWGQLIDIREKHDHFGLGYVPSAAKGARVPAKDNTRSIQEVFLSTGFIHGDQYAHARICSIIKKSGKKNIEELKRNGSLVLDHENERTSAFHLLEFTECNVQSHNCDPAKIKPNHDSQYPKTKEKKSKGDVACGSHQVAVLVSKAAFQFIQGTKPSVYKVPVMLKIHDMMKYHGKLDGIADKLCTPNINGINNETDLPDEKTTDRSVLQLNSTTTQSNKTLRRD; translated from the exons ATGGCTGAACAAGAACAAGAGAGCGCCCGAGTTAGAGCTGAACTAGACGAAATCAAAGGAGGCATGTCCCAGATGCGAGAGATGCTGCAAGCTTTAACCTTCAGGTTCGAGATTCCACAAGCGACCGTGATTTCAGAGACCACGGGCCCAGCAGTAGAAGTCCCACCTCAGAGGACGTTACCCTCAACCCTTCCTCCATATGGGCTACCTTATGACTTCGTCCCCCGAGCGGAGGTGGTGCACGAAATGGGGCAATCTGTCCAACAAGCTGTGCCATTACCAGTTTACACCGACGCACGTCCAGTCATCTATACTGTGGTTCCACCAACCGCCTATGCTAGGCATGTTCCTcattatgaagatcaaaaccACATGTATCAGACTGTTGACTCAACTGTTGCTGGTGACGAAGTAAGGTTTGAGGACTTCAGAGAGGTAAAGGAGAACATGCAGCTCCTCGAGAAGAAGTTCCGAGATCTAGAAGGAGACCATGTCTTTGGATCTGCTGCCAAAGAAATGTGCCTTGTATCCGGTTTGGTGATTCCAGCCAAATTAAAAACTCCGGACTTCGACAAATACAAGGGACATACTTGTCCAAAGagccatctcatcatgtattaTCGAAAAATGGCTGCACACGTGGAAGACGACAAGCTGATGATCCATTGctttcaagacagtttgagtGGGGCTCCTTCCAAATGGTATCTAAGTCTGGATCAGAACAGGATCAGGTGTTTCCAAGACCTGTCAGATGCGTTCATAAAACATTACAAatacaatatggacatggcgcctgatagaaGACAGTTGCAAAGCATGTTCCAGCATGATAAGGAGTcctttaaagaatatgctcaaagatggagggaactgGCTTCTCAGGTTGAACCACCTCTTGCTGAGAAAGAATTGGCCAAACTATTTATCGACACTGTCCAGCCTCAATACtatgagaagatggttggaagtgCTTCTTTGGGATTCTCCGAGCTTGTTGCTATAGGAGCTCGCGTGGAATATGGTGTAAGGAATGGCAAACTGGCGGTTGTAGCTGGAACTTCAAGTGTTAATCCAAAGAAGTTCTCTGGAGGGTTTcctagaaagaaggaaggggaaacgAATGCTGTGACTGATGGTCAAGGAAGAGCTCCTCCAAGAAGGAGACCACAACAATATCCACCTCAGCAGTATGTTCAACAACCAATTCCCTATCAGCAACCCATGTATCCCGTCCAGTATGCTCCGCAACCATACATGGCTGCTGTGACGCCTGCATTCAATCAACAGCCTTCTCAGGCTTATCAAGCGCCTCCAGCTTATCGACCAGCTCCAGTTCAACAACGTGCTGCGGCTCCGCCAGCTTATCAACAAGCACCAGCAACTCCTGTTTATCAACAACCGAGAGCTCAAGCGCCGAGGCAGAATGCTCAAAACCAAAATAGGAGACAAGGGGAAAGGGCGACCTTCAATCCAATCCCAATGTCCTACActgagctttatccctccttgttgcAAAAGGGGTTGGTAGTTCCCAGACCTATGGGACCTCCACCTGACCGTCTTCCTCCATGGTACAACCCTAATGCACACTGTCCTTTTCATGAAGGTGCCCCCGGGCATGACCTAGAGGGTTGTTACGCTCTAAAGCATAGGGTTCGAGAATTGATTGAGAGCAAGATCTTGTCTTTTAAGGACATGGGACCGAATGTGAAGAACAATCCCCTTCCTCCCCATGGAAATCCTGAAGTCAACGCCATTGAAGATGCTTCTGTTGGTGTTACGGTTGAGAAGGTGGAGGATGTAAAGACTCCTTTGGCAGCATTCTATGGCCGATTGGTGGAAGTTGGCCTGGTTAATGTTGATCATGACAACTGTGAAGAGTGTGCCACATACCCAAAGGGATGTCAGGTGGTACGAGACAACATTCAAGATCTGATGGATAAAGGAGTGCTTCAAATATCCAGTGCTATGAAGAATGAAGACGTGTTGGTAATTGAACCTTGTTTCAATTTACCCGAACCAGTGGAAATCCCTTACTATAGCAGAAGGGTGGCGCCTGAGAATAGTCATCCGTCGCCTGTTGAAATATGTATGCCCGCACCTTTTCCGTATGAGAGCACCAAGGCCGTGCCTTGGAAATATGAGATTACTGTTGTGGATAAGGTTGTTGAAGGAAGTTCAGACACTGAGGTGACAGAAGCTATAAGTGAAGACGTCACCAATATTACAGGAATGAGCagaatgacccgtagtggtcgaatCTATACGCCCGAATTCAATGTGACTCCTCAAAGGCCGACCAAGGAATCAACAGTTGCAGCTCCCACTAAAGAACCCGAAGTGGTCCAATCCGAAGATGCTGTTGAATTCTTGAAGTTAATCAAAAGAAGTGACTACAAAGTGGTGGATCAACTGCATCAAACACCATCTAAAATCTCTATTCTGTCTCTGTTATTGAGCTCCCAAGCCCATATGGAGGCTTTGTTGAAGGTGCTTGCTCAAGCTCATGTAACACAAAGCATAACAGTGGACCAATTTGATGGAGTAGTTGCAAATATCACAGCCTGCAATACTTTGAGCTTCAGTGGAGAAGAATTACCTGAGGATGGACAAAATCACAACCGTGCTCTCCATATCTCG GACCCTGTTGGGAAAGCTTGTTCATCTTTCGCGTCTCTGAAAAGCGCAAAGTCTAGCATCGaaggaggaaaccctgaaggtTGGGGTCAACTTATTGATATTCGTGAGAAGCATGATCACTTTGGTCTGGGATATGTGCCTTCCGCTGCGAAAGGAGCCCGAGTCCCTGCAAAGGACAACACCCGAAGCATCCAGGAAGTATTCCTCAGCACAGGATTCATCCATGGAGATCAG TATGCACATGCCAGGATATGTTCCATTATCAAGAAATCTGGTAAAAAAAATATAGAAGAACTAAAGAGGAATGGGAGTTTGGTGTTGGATCATGAAAACGAGCGTACATCGGCTTTTCACTTATTAGAATTTACAGAG TGCAACGTCCAAAGCCACAACTGTGACCCTGCAAAGATCAAACCAAATCACGACAGTCAATACCCCAAAACcaaagaaaaaaaatcaaaaggaGATGTTGCATGTGGTTCACATCAGGTTGCGGTTTTGGTTTCCAAAGCAGCATTTCAATTTATCCAAGGCACAAAACCAAGTGTTTACAAAGTGCCAGTTATGTTAAAGATACATGACATGATGAAGTATCATGGTAAGTTGGATGGAATTGCAGACAAGCTTTGTACACCAAACATCAATGGGATTAATAATGAAACTGATCTACCGGATGAAAAAACAACAGATAGATCCGTTTTGCAATTGAATTCGACTACTACACAATCGAACAAAACACTAAGAAGAGATTAG
- the LOC127102588 gene encoding uncharacterized protein LOC127102588 — protein sequence MTQHYEDGMAIVLSGGKPNIFLAMTCNPSWSEITSELLSFQTPQDRPDFLTRIFCSKFEQLKDDVINKGVLEKVKSYMYVTEFQKRGISHVHMLLVLESNDKLHDPKDYDSMIRAEIHKLEYEPQLHEAVVKHMIHKPCGIIKRKSPCMKDRHCKKSHDSLGYRDVCGVCEETVLMELKACSEIHNDS from the exons ATGACACAGCATTATGAAGATGGCATGGCTATTGTTCTTAGTGGCGGTAAACCAAATATTTTTCTAGCAATGACATGCAATCCTTCTTGGAGTGAGATAACATCAGAACTTTTATCTTTTCAAACACCACAAGATCGTCCAGATTTTCTAACAAGAATATTTTGTTCGAAATTCGAGCAATTGAAGGATGATGTTATTAATAAAGGAGTCTTGGAAAAAGTTAAAAGTTACATGTATGTCACTGAATTTCAAAAGCGAGGAATTTCACATGTGCATATGTTGTTGGTCTTAGAAAGTAATGATAAGTTGCATGACCCAAAAGATTATGATAGTATGATAAGAGCAGAAATACATAAATTAGAATATGAACCACAGTTGCATGAAGCTGTTGTAAAACATATGATCCACAAACCTTGCGGCATAATCAAACGAAAGTCTCCATGTATGAAAGACAGACATTGTAAGAAAAG TCACGACTCCCTTGGTTATCGCGACGTTTGTGGTGTTTGCGAGGAAACGGTTTTGATGGAGCTCAAAGCGTGTTCAGAAATTCACAATGATTCCTAG
- the LOC127102589 gene encoding uncharacterized protein LOC127102589, whose amino-acid sequence MTFPRSHFQGTHDNEAGSSRITHINDIALGRNCSIPNQRNNMSQSDTSIRDIVLNDMDVDEALEDAVISYVNMEARENGALSCRPQKSGHAFRANHNIARNFKNNMTMAKSRLPHPITCRHYNARLFHYESRDTCCTCGKISFSGVNAPIEFQQLFLDDSAEGKHFRQHIQSYNHVLSFTSIGVHVDENILASDRGIYTFRAQGVFYHNIGFFYPNEGAMPHFLQLYIYDTDNELHNRKHENS is encoded by the exons ATGACTTTTCCAAGATCACACTTTCAAGGAACTCATGACAATGAAGCTGGCTCAAGTAGAATTACACATATTAATGATATTGCACTTG GTCGTAATTGCTCAATACCTAATCAACGAAACAACATGAGTCAATCAGATACAAGTATAAGGGATATTGTTCTAA ATGATATGGATGTTGATGAAGCTTTGGAGGATGCAGTAATATCATATGTTAACATGGAGGCTAGAGAAAATGGTGCATTATCATGTCGTCCTCAAA AATCAGGACATGCTTTTCGAGCAAATCACAATATTGCTCGAAATTTCAAAAATAACATGACGATGGCAAAATCTCGGTTGCCTCATCCAATTACCTGTAGACACTACAATGCAAGATTGTTTCATTATGAATCACGTGACACGTGTTGTACTTGTGGAAAGATATCATTTTCAGGAGTTAATGCTCCTATAGAATTTCAACAATTATTTTTGGATGATTCAGCTGAAGGAAAACATTTTAGGCAACATATTCAAAGTTATAACCATGTGCTCTCATTCACTTCAATTGGTGTTCATGTTGATGAGAATATTCTTGCATCTGATCGTGGTATATACACATTTCGTGCTCAAGGTGTTTTTTACCATAACATAGGATTTTTCTATCCAAATGAGGGTGCCATGCCGCATTTCTTACAACTATACATCTACGACACCGATAATGAGCTACATAATAGAAAGCATGAAAATTCATAG